From the Amycolatopsis thermoflava N1165 genome, one window contains:
- a CDS encoding type II toxin-antitoxin system VapC family toxin — protein MTVLYADTSAVVRAFLPDEPEHEQMIDLLLDNEDLVLTSELTRVEFASAMATAWNNGRIRDAKLALSRFDAEAGGDGALSLVPLVPQVIMPAAYRLVSDHHSLRTLDAIHLAVALHDTAGLADGEPVVMVTRDQRQADAAKAHGLEVR, from the coding sequence GTGACGGTCCTCTACGCCGACACGAGCGCGGTGGTCCGGGCGTTCCTCCCCGACGAGCCGGAGCACGAGCAGATGATCGACTTGCTCCTCGACAACGAAGACCTGGTGCTCACGAGCGAGCTGACCAGGGTCGAGTTCGCCAGTGCGATGGCGACCGCGTGGAACAACGGCCGGATCCGCGACGCCAAGCTCGCGCTTTCGCGCTTCGACGCCGAAGCCGGTGGTGACGGCGCGTTGAGCCTCGTGCCGCTCGTGCCCCAGGTGATCATGCCGGCGGCGTACCGGCTGGTGTCCGACCACCACTCGCTCCGCACGCTCGACGCGATCCACCTGGCCGTCGCGCTGCACGACACGGCTGGCCTGGCCGATGGGGAACCGGTCGTGATGGTCACCCGCGACCAGCGGCAGGCCGACGCCGCCAAGGCACACGGCCTCGAAGTGCGCTGA
- the mtrA gene encoding MtrAB system response regulator MtrA, with the protein MKARVLVVDDDPALAEMLTIVLRGEGFDTAVVADGSRALPALRELKPDLVLLDLMLPGMNGIDVCKAIRAESGVPIVMLTAKSDTVDIVLGLESGADDYVVKPFKPKELVARVRARLRRTEAEPAETLTIGDLTIDVPGHEVTREGKAIPLTPLEFDLLVALARKPRQVFTREVLLEQVWGYRHAADTRLVNVHVQRLRSKVEKDPEHPEVVLTVRGVGYKAGPP; encoded by the coding sequence ATGAAGGCACGTGTGTTGGTCGTCGACGACGACCCCGCTCTCGCGGAGATGCTCACCATCGTGCTGCGCGGCGAGGGGTTCGACACCGCGGTGGTGGCGGACGGCTCCCGGGCGCTGCCCGCCCTGCGGGAGCTGAAGCCCGATCTCGTGCTGCTCGACCTGATGCTCCCCGGCATGAACGGCATCGACGTCTGCAAGGCGATCCGGGCCGAGTCGGGCGTGCCGATCGTCATGCTCACCGCGAAGAGCGACACGGTCGACATCGTGCTGGGCCTGGAGTCCGGCGCCGACGACTACGTGGTCAAGCCGTTCAAGCCGAAGGAGCTGGTCGCCCGCGTGCGCGCCCGGCTGCGGCGCACGGAGGCCGAGCCCGCCGAGACGCTCACGATCGGTGACCTGACCATCGACGTGCCAGGTCACGAGGTGACCCGGGAGGGCAAGGCCATCCCGCTCACCCCGCTGGAGTTCGACCTGCTGGTCGCCCTGGCCCGCAAGCCCCGCCAGGTGTTCACCCGCGAGGTCCTGCTCGAGCAGGTCTGGGGCTACCGGCACGCGGCCGACACCCGCCTGGTCAACGTGCACGTGCAGCGGCTGCGCTCGAAGGTCGAGAAGGACCCCGAGCACCCCGAGGTCGTCCTGACCGTGCGCGGCGTCGGGTACAAGGCGGGCCCGCCGTAA
- a CDS encoding dTMP kinase yields MGKLVVIEGLDGAGKRTLTDGLTKALHDQGRTVTTLAFPRYGRSVHADLIHEGLHRRHGDLTDSVYGMGLLYALDRREAAPEIRAGLDTHDVVLLDRYVASNAAYGAARLRQHADGEFVRWVREIEIDRFGLPLPDAQILLRVPPAVAAQRAEQRASTDAARAKDAFESDDDLQSRCAAVYDELAAASWLSGWHVVDGAAGVDHAALVTRLVHPG; encoded by the coding sequence GTGGGAAAGCTGGTGGTCATCGAGGGGCTCGACGGTGCGGGCAAGCGCACCCTGACCGACGGTCTCACCAAGGCGCTGCACGACCAGGGTCGCACGGTCACCACGCTCGCCTTCCCCCGCTACGGCCGCAGCGTGCACGCCGACCTCATCCACGAGGGCCTGCACCGCCGCCACGGCGACCTCACCGACTCCGTCTACGGCATGGGCCTGCTCTACGCCCTCGACCGCCGCGAAGCCGCGCCCGAGATCCGCGCCGGTCTCGACACCCACGACGTCGTTCTGCTCGACCGGTACGTCGCCTCCAACGCCGCCTACGGCGCGGCCCGCCTGCGGCAGCACGCCGACGGCGAGTTCGTCCGCTGGGTCCGCGAGATCGAGATCGACCGCTTCGGCCTGCCGCTGCCGGACGCGCAGATCCTGCTGCGCGTCCCGCCCGCCGTCGCCGCCCAGCGGGCCGAGCAACGCGCCTCGACCGACGCCGCCCGGGCCAAGGACGCGTTCGAGTCCGACGACGACCTCCAGTCCCGCTGCGCGGCCGTCTACGACGAGCTCGCCGCCGCGTCCTGGTTGTCCGGATGGCACGTCGTGGACGGCGCGGCGGGGGTCGACCACGCCGCCCTCGTCACCCGGCTGGTCCATCCGGGCTAA
- a CDS encoding FitA-like ribbon-helix-helix domain-containing protein → MITRLDDDLHARVKAKAEAEGRSVNEFVTEILKAAVDRPESRRERKQRLLADGKLVAFAPDGPVPTRAQLDEALRGSGTSVSEALDWTRGEW, encoded by the coding sequence ATGATCACGCGTCTTGACGACGACTTGCACGCCAGGGTGAAGGCGAAAGCCGAGGCCGAGGGGCGCAGCGTCAACGAGTTCGTGACCGAAATCCTGAAGGCCGCGGTCGACCGGCCGGAGTCCCGCCGGGAACGCAAGCAGCGCCTGCTCGCCGACGGCAAGCTCGTCGCGTTCGCGCCCGACGGCCCGGTGCCCACCCGCGCGCAACTGGACGAGGCTCTCAGGGGTAGCGGGACCTCCGTCAGCGAGGCTCTCGACTGGACGCGGGGCGAGTGGTGA
- a CDS encoding LpqB family beta-propeller domain-containing protein, which translates to MRVLPRLFALFACLVLAAGCANVPEESQPVAVPQQELGQPVNPDVPQPAKDLDALTVVRDFVRASAQPISNNAAARMYLDEGAGKAWTPGKVITIIDDVFATVPATGADTTANPNEVNVVLRGTGLGTLREDGAFISLRTPVELKLLVRRQSDGQWRITNPPPNLVMPYSDFTANYVRVQAFFFAQDSNTVVPDLRYVAGKPQTGLAGRVVGLLLAGPSTSLVGAVRNLLPEDANTEGNVTTAPDGALVVPLTGVADQTADVRRLIAAQIVLSLQSVTTNRVRLLSDGAPLVDGHEDWVPSDLPSYTALASPSADQPGLVTVNGRVRSLGDGSLISGPAGQGSGYQVASAAQSIDGRQLAIVEYADGRQRLRVGQFGKDAAAVDLAGATMTRPTWRPTATADGSGEVWTVVDGQTVVRALRTPDGSWVPQVVNADEILQVGPISVLRLSRDGARAAVVAGGQLLVASVVRAQDSVTLRAPRILQGGTLGGVVDVDWLSQDALVAATTMPSQPVVKIPIDGLRLDPFNISNLTLPVHAITAAPGRSIVVADDGGLWTASDVGEVWRPHPHSFGGNASPFYPG; encoded by the coding sequence GTGAGGGTCCTGCCGCGCCTGTTCGCCTTGTTCGCCTGCCTTGTGCTCGCCGCGGGGTGTGCGAACGTGCCCGAGGAATCGCAGCCCGTCGCCGTTCCGCAGCAGGAGCTTGGGCAGCCGGTCAACCCGGACGTGCCGCAGCCGGCGAAGGACCTGGACGCGCTGACCGTCGTCCGCGACTTCGTCCGCGCGAGCGCCCAGCCGATCAGCAACAACGCCGCCGCGCGCATGTACCTCGACGAGGGAGCGGGCAAGGCGTGGACGCCCGGCAAGGTCATCACGATCATCGACGACGTATTCGCCACCGTCCCGGCCACCGGCGCGGACACGACGGCGAACCCGAACGAGGTCAACGTCGTGCTGCGCGGCACCGGCCTGGGCACGCTGCGTGAGGACGGCGCGTTCATCTCGCTGCGCACGCCGGTCGAGCTGAAGCTGCTGGTGCGGCGCCAGTCCGACGGGCAGTGGCGGATCACGAACCCGCCGCCGAACCTCGTGATGCCCTACAGCGACTTCACCGCGAACTACGTGCGGGTCCAGGCGTTCTTCTTCGCGCAGGACTCGAACACGGTGGTCCCCGACCTGCGGTACGTGGCGGGCAAGCCGCAGACCGGCCTTGCCGGGCGCGTGGTCGGGCTGCTGCTGGCCGGGCCGTCGACGAGCCTGGTCGGCGCGGTGCGGAACCTCCTTCCCGAGGATGCGAACACCGAAGGCAACGTGACGACCGCGCCGGACGGCGCGCTCGTCGTCCCGCTGACCGGCGTGGCCGACCAGACCGCGGACGTGCGGCGGCTGATCGCCGCGCAAATCGTGCTGTCGCTGCAGTCGGTGACCACGAACCGGGTGCGGCTGTTGTCCGACGGCGCCCCGCTGGTGGACGGGCACGAGGACTGGGTGCCGAGTGACCTGCCGTCCTACACGGCGCTGGCCTCGCCGAGCGCGGACCAGCCCGGGCTGGTGACCGTAAATGGGCGGGTGCGCTCGCTCGGTGACGGTTCGCTGATCTCCGGCCCGGCCGGCCAGGGCAGCGGTTACCAGGTGGCGAGCGCGGCCCAGTCGATCGACGGGCGTCAGCTGGCGATCGTCGAGTACGCCGACGGGCGGCAGCGGTTGCGGGTCGGCCAGTTCGGCAAGGACGCGGCCGCTGTCGACCTCGCGGGCGCGACGATGACCCGGCCGACCTGGCGGCCCACGGCCACCGCGGACGGTTCCGGTGAGGTGTGGACCGTCGTGGACGGGCAGACGGTGGTCCGCGCGCTGCGGACGCCGGACGGCAGCTGGGTGCCGCAGGTGGTGAACGCCGATGAGATCCTCCAGGTCGGTCCGATCAGTGTGCTGCGGTTGTCCCGCGACGGCGCGCGGGCCGCGGTGGTCGCCGGCGGGCAGTTGCTCGTGGCGTCGGTGGTGCGCGCCCAGGACTCGGTGACGCTGCGGGCGCCGCGGATCCTGCAGGGCGGCACCCTGGGTGGGGTCGTGGACGTCGACTGGCTCAGCCAGGACGCCCTGGTCGCCGCCACGACCATGCCGTCGCAGCCGGTGGTCAAGATCCCGATCGACGGGCTCCGGCTCGACCCGTTCAACATCTCGAACCTGACGCTCCCGGTCCACGCCATCACCGCCGCGCCCGGCCGGTCGATCGTCGTCGCCGACGACGGTGGCCTGTGGACGGCCTCGGACGTCGGCGAAGTGTGGCGCCCGCACCCGCACAGCTTCGGCGGCAACGCCTCGCCGTTCTACCCGGGCTGA
- the mtrB gene encoding MtrAB system histidine kinase MtrB, whose amino-acid sequence MKRRVLAFVRAVLRLAPRAGAYARGRAVAFGVLWRRSLQFKVTVSTLALSSAVGLVLGMVLQNQITQRLTDTKRQAAVAQTLQVVRTAENELVGISDQDALADRLQNALKKITSSSSEDQGTAASAAGAFEPVLTAGGEDSTDSAGPITKVPDGLQRFVENNQVAWQINTDTDADGTRTTHLIVGAPVTSTGRPIQLYLLFPMTAEQNTVQTVQNTLLVGGLVLLVLLAGIANLVTRQVVRPVRQAAAAAARFAGGELDERLPVTGEDDLSKLAVSYNEMAASIQHQIRQLEEFGTLQRRFTSDVSHELRTPLTTVRMAADVLHASREQFPAGLARSTELLVDELDRFEALLGDLLEISRLDAGVEELAAEFIDVSSIARRAVEQVRVIAGNAETEIELELPEEETLAEIDARRVERILRNLLANAVDHSEGNPVRLTLAANEHAVAITVRDHGVGLRPGEADLVFNRFWRADPSRNRRTGGTGLGLAISHEDARLHGGQLEAWGAPGHGACFRLTLPRKQDEPFEESPLPLVPDDAPATNGHLQIGLPTEYTITIGEMRKEDA is encoded by the coding sequence ATGAAGCGAAGAGTCCTGGCCTTCGTCCGCGCGGTGCTGCGACTGGCCCCCCGCGCGGGCGCCTACGCCCGTGGCCGCGCGGTCGCGTTCGGCGTGCTGTGGCGGCGGTCGCTGCAGTTCAAGGTGACCGTGTCGACGCTCGCCCTGTCGTCGGCGGTCGGTCTCGTGCTGGGCATGGTGCTGCAGAACCAGATCACCCAGCGCCTCACCGACACCAAGCGGCAGGCCGCCGTCGCGCAGACCCTGCAGGTCGTGCGCACGGCGGAGAACGAGCTGGTCGGCATCAGCGACCAGGACGCGCTGGCCGACCGGCTGCAGAACGCGCTGAAGAAGATCACCAGCAGCTCGTCGGAGGACCAGGGCACCGCGGCGTCGGCGGCGGGCGCGTTCGAGCCGGTGCTGACCGCGGGCGGGGAGGACTCGACCGACTCGGCCGGGCCGATCACCAAGGTGCCGGACGGCCTGCAGCGGTTCGTCGAGAACAACCAGGTCGCCTGGCAGATCAACACCGACACCGACGCGGACGGCACCCGCACGACGCACCTGATCGTCGGCGCGCCGGTCACCAGCACCGGCCGCCCGATCCAGCTGTACCTGCTGTTCCCGATGACCGCGGAGCAGAACACCGTCCAGACGGTGCAGAACACGCTGCTGGTCGGTGGTCTCGTGCTGCTGGTCCTGCTGGCCGGCATCGCGAACCTGGTTACCCGGCAGGTCGTGCGCCCGGTCCGGCAGGCCGCGGCGGCCGCCGCCCGGTTCGCGGGTGGTGAGCTGGACGAACGTCTGCCGGTGACGGGTGAGGACGACCTGTCGAAGCTCGCCGTGTCCTACAACGAGATGGCGGCGAGCATCCAGCACCAGATCCGGCAGCTGGAGGAGTTCGGCACGCTGCAGCGCCGGTTCACCTCGGACGTGTCGCACGAGCTGCGGACCCCGTTGACGACGGTGCGGATGGCGGCGGACGTGCTGCACGCGTCGCGTGAGCAGTTCCCCGCCGGGCTGGCTCGGTCCACCGAGTTGCTGGTCGACGAGCTGGACCGGTTCGAGGCGCTTCTCGGCGACCTGCTGGAGATCAGCAGGCTGGACGCCGGTGTCGAGGAGCTGGCCGCGGAGTTCATCGACGTGTCGTCGATCGCGCGGCGCGCGGTGGAGCAGGTGCGGGTGATCGCGGGCAACGCGGAAACCGAGATCGAGCTGGAGCTGCCCGAGGAGGAGACGCTCGCCGAGATCGACGCCCGCCGCGTCGAGCGGATCCTGCGCAACCTGCTGGCCAACGCGGTCGACCACAGCGAGGGCAACCCGGTGCGGCTCACGCTGGCGGCGAACGAGCACGCGGTCGCGATCACAGTCCGGGACCACGGTGTCGGCCTGCGGCCAGGGGAGGCCGACCTGGTGTTCAACCGGTTCTGGCGCGCGGACCCGTCGCGCAACCGCCGCACCGGCGGCACCGGACTGGGGCTGGCGATCAGCCACGAGGACGCCCGCCTGCACGGCGGCCAGCTGGAGGCGTGGGGCGCGCCAGGGCACGGCGCGTGCTTCCGGCTGACGCTGCCGCGCAAGCAGGACGAGCCCTTCGAGGAGAGCCCGCTGCCCCTGGTCCCGGACGACGCTCCGGCGACCAACGGGCACCTGCAGATCGGCCTGCCGACCGAGTACACGATCACGATCGGCGAGATGCGCAAGGAGGACGCATGA
- the ahcY gene encoding adenosylhomocysteinase yields the protein MTPESVAKWHDTRNGVEFAVADLELAEFGRKEIRLAEHEMPGLMALRREYAEVNPLRGARVSGSLHMTVQTAVLIETLVSLGAEVRWASCNIFSTQDHAAAAVVVGPHGTPEAPQGVPVFAWKGESLEEYWWCTERMLTWDGEGPNMILDDGGDATLLVHKGTQYEAAGVVPQPDDNDSDEWKVVLELLRASLAADGQKWTRIGQGVRGVTEETTTGVLRLYQLAAAGELLFPAINVNDSVTKSKFDNRYGIRHSLIDGINRGTDVLIGGKVAVVCGYGDVGKGAAESLSGQGARVIVTEIDPICALQAAMDGYQVKTLESALPEADIVITTTGNKDVVMAEHMARMKHQTIVGNIGHFDNEIDMAGLARYPGIRRINIKPQVDEWVFPDGHSVLVLSEGRLLNLGNATGHPSFVMSNSFSNQVIAQIELFTKHEEYDKEVYRLPKKLDEKVARIHLQALGGELTKLTKEQAEYIDVDVEGPFKSEHYRY from the coding sequence ATGACCCCCGAAAGCGTTGCGAAGTGGCACGACACCCGCAACGGGGTGGAATTCGCCGTCGCGGATCTGGAGTTGGCCGAGTTCGGCCGCAAGGAGATCCGGCTGGCCGAGCACGAGATGCCGGGGCTGATGGCGCTGCGCCGTGAGTACGCGGAGGTGAACCCCCTGCGCGGTGCGCGGGTGTCGGGTTCGCTGCACATGACGGTGCAGACGGCGGTGCTGATCGAGACGCTGGTTTCGCTCGGCGCCGAAGTGCGCTGGGCGTCCTGCAACATCTTCTCCACGCAGGACCACGCGGCGGCCGCGGTCGTGGTGGGCCCGCACGGGACTCCGGAGGCGCCGCAGGGGGTGCCGGTGTTCGCCTGGAAGGGCGAGTCGCTGGAGGAGTACTGGTGGTGCACCGAGCGGATGCTGACCTGGGACGGCGAGGGTCCGAACATGATCCTCGACGACGGTGGCGACGCGACGCTGCTGGTGCACAAGGGCACCCAGTACGAGGCGGCCGGCGTCGTGCCGCAGCCCGACGACAACGACTCCGACGAGTGGAAGGTCGTGCTCGAGCTGCTGCGGGCGTCGCTCGCCGCGGACGGGCAGAAGTGGACCCGGATCGGCCAGGGCGTGCGCGGGGTGACCGAGGAGACCACCACCGGTGTGCTGCGGCTGTACCAGCTGGCGGCGGCGGGTGAGCTGCTGTTCCCGGCGATCAACGTCAACGACTCGGTGACCAAGTCGAAGTTCGACAACCGCTACGGCATCCGGCACTCGCTGATCGACGGCATCAACCGCGGCACCGACGTGCTGATCGGCGGCAAGGTCGCGGTGGTCTGCGGTTACGGCGACGTCGGCAAGGGCGCGGCGGAGTCGCTGTCCGGCCAGGGCGCACGGGTGATCGTGACCGAGATCGACCCGATCTGCGCGCTGCAGGCGGCGATGGACGGCTACCAGGTCAAGACGCTGGAGTCGGCGCTGCCCGAGGCCGACATCGTGATCACCACGACCGGCAACAAGGACGTGGTGATGGCCGAGCACATGGCCCGGATGAAGCACCAGACGATCGTGGGCAACATCGGCCACTTCGACAACGAGATCGACATGGCCGGGCTCGCCCGCTACCCCGGGATTCGCCGCATCAACATCAAGCCGCAGGTCGACGAGTGGGTCTTCCCGGACGGCCACAGCGTGCTGGTGCTGTCCGAGGGCCGGCTGCTGAACCTGGGCAACGCGACCGGGCACCCCAGCTTCGTGATGTCGAACTCCTTCTCCAACCAGGTCATCGCGCAGATCGAGCTGTTCACCAAGCACGAGGAGTACGACAAGGAGGTGTACCGCCTGCCGAAGAAGCTGGACGAGAAGGTGGCGCGCATCCACCTCCAGGCCCTCGGCGGCGAGCTGACCAAGCTGACGAAGGAGCAGGCCGAGTACATCGACGTCGACGTCGAGGGCCCGTTCAAGTCGGAGCACTACCGCTACTGA